One window from the genome of Prinia subflava isolate CZ2003 ecotype Zambia chromosome 2, Cam_Psub_1.2, whole genome shotgun sequence encodes:
- the LOC134547142 gene encoding cytochrome c oxidase subunit 7A-related protein, mitochondrial isoform X2, translating into MYYKFSGLAQRLVGATAAAAYIPQRSDGLPVHLKRGYPDRMLYRITMALTIGGTFYCLVALYIASQPKYRK; encoded by the exons ATGTACTACAAGTTCAGCGGCTTGGCGCAGCGCCTCGTCGGGGCCACGGCGGCCGCCGCCTACATCCCACAG AGATCAGATGGGCTGCCAGTACACCTGAAGCGAGGATATCCGGATAGGATGCTCTATCGGATCACGATGGCTCTGACAATAGGAGGGACTTTCTACTGTCTGGTAGCACTGTACATTGCCTCACAGCCAAAATACCGAAAGTAA
- the LOC134547142 gene encoding cytochrome c oxidase subunit 7A-related protein, mitochondrial isoform X1, with translation MYYKFSGLAQRLVGATAAAAYIPQGLKSLVPTDPIFGTSKPAPGLPATDTFLSTNKVPDLQKVFQRSDGLPVHLKRGYPDRMLYRITMALTIGGTFYCLVALYIASQPKYRK, from the exons ATGTACTACAAGTTCAGCGGCTTGGCGCAGCGCCTCGTCGGGGCCACGGCGGCCGCCGCCTACATCCCACAG GGACTCAAATCATTAGTTCCCACTGATCCGATTTTTGGGACAAGTAAACCTGCTCCAGGTTTACCAGCAACTGATACTTTCTTGAGTACAAACAAGGTGCCAGACCTACAGAAAGTTTTCCAG AGATCAGATGGGCTGCCAGTACACCTGAAGCGAGGATATCCGGATAGGATGCTCTATCGGATCACGATGGCTCTGACAATAGGAGGGACTTTCTACTGTCTGGTAGCACTGTACATTGCCTCACAGCCAAAATACCGAAAGTAA